A part of Cervus elaphus chromosome 11, mCerEla1.1, whole genome shotgun sequence genomic DNA contains:
- the UNC50 gene encoding protein unc-50 homolog isoform X3, with amino-acid sequence MLPSTSVNSPVQGNGVLSSRDAARHTAGAKRYKYLRRLFRFRQMDFEFAAWQMLYLFTSPQRVYRNFHYRKQTKDQWARDDPAFLVLLSIWLCVSTIGFGFVLDMGFFETIKLLLWVVFIDCVGVGLLISTLMWFISNKYLVKRQSRDYDVEWGYAFDVHLNAFYPLLVILHFIQLFFINHVILTDTFIGYLVGNTLWLVAVGYYIYVTFLGYSALPFLKNTVTLLYPFAPLILLYGLSLALGWNFTHALCSFYKYRVK; translated from the exons ATGTTACCAAGTACTTCGGTGAATTCCCCAGTGCAGGGGAACGGAGTGTTGAGTTCCAGGGATGCAGCCAGACACACAGCCGGAGCAAAACGCTACAAATACCTGAGGAGGCTATTCCGTTTCCGGCAGATGGACTTTGAGTTTGCTGCCTGGCAGATGCTCTACCTATTCACTTCCCCACAGAGAGTTTATAGAAACTTTCACTATAGGAAGCAGACGAAAGATCAGTGGGCCAGGGATGACCCGGCTTTCTTGGTCCTGTTAAGTATCTGGCTCTGTG TGTCCACGATAGGATTTGGCTTTGTACTGGACATGGGGTTTTTTGAGACGATAAAGCTGCTCCTTTGGGTAGTATTCATAGACTGTGTAGGCGTCGGTCTTCTCATATCAACCTTAATGTG gTTTATCTCCAATAAGTATTTAGTGAAACGGCAGAGCAGAGACTATGATGTGGAGTGGGGCTATGCCTTCGATGTGCATCTGAATGCTTTTTATCCTCTCCTGGTCATTCTGCATTTTATACAGCTTTTTTTCATCAACC ATGTCATCCTAACAGACACATTTATTGGATATTTAGTTGGAAATACCTTATGGTTGGTTGCTGTTGGCTACTATATCTATGTAACTTTCTTAGGATACAGTG CACTGCCATTTTTGAAAAACACGGTGACTCTTCTCTACCCGTTCGCACCGCTCATCCTGCTCTACGGACTGTCTCTAGCACTGGGCTGGAACTTCACCCACGCACTGTGCTCCTTCTACAagtacagagtgaagtga
- the UNC50 gene encoding protein unc-50 homolog isoform X2 — MKMLPSTSVNSPVQGNGVLSSRDAARHTAGAKRYKYLRRLFRFRQMDFEFAAWQMLYLFTSPQRVYRNFHYRKQTKDQWARDDPAFLVLLSIWLCVSTIGFGFVLDMGFFETIKLLLWVVFIDCVGVGLLISTLMWFISNKYLVKRQSRDYDVEWGYAFDVHLNAFYPLLVILHFIQLFFINHVILTDTFIGYLVGNTLWLVAVGYYIYVTFLGYSALPFLKNTVTLLYPFAPLILLYGLSLALGWNFTHALCSFYKYRVK, encoded by the exons AT GAAGATGTTACCAAGTACTTCGGTGAATTCCCCAGTGCAGGGGAACGGAGTGTTGAGTTCCAGGGATGCAGCCAGACACACAGCCGGAGCAAAACGCTACAAATACCTGAGGAGGCTATTCCGTTTCCGGCAGATGGACTTTGAGTTTGCTGCCTGGCAGATGCTCTACCTATTCACTTCCCCACAGAGAGTTTATAGAAACTTTCACTATAGGAAGCAGACGAAAGATCAGTGGGCCAGGGATGACCCGGCTTTCTTGGTCCTGTTAAGTATCTGGCTCTGTG TGTCCACGATAGGATTTGGCTTTGTACTGGACATGGGGTTTTTTGAGACGATAAAGCTGCTCCTTTGGGTAGTATTCATAGACTGTGTAGGCGTCGGTCTTCTCATATCAACCTTAATGTG gTTTATCTCCAATAAGTATTTAGTGAAACGGCAGAGCAGAGACTATGATGTGGAGTGGGGCTATGCCTTCGATGTGCATCTGAATGCTTTTTATCCTCTCCTGGTCATTCTGCATTTTATACAGCTTTTTTTCATCAACC ATGTCATCCTAACAGACACATTTATTGGATATTTAGTTGGAAATACCTTATGGTTGGTTGCTGTTGGCTACTATATCTATGTAACTTTCTTAGGATACAGTG CACTGCCATTTTTGAAAAACACGGTGACTCTTCTCTACCCGTTCGCACCGCTCATCCTGCTCTACGGACTGTCTCTAGCACTGGGCTGGAACTTCACCCACGCACTGTGCTCCTTCTACAagtacagagtgaagtga
- the UNC50 gene encoding protein unc-50 homolog isoform X1, which translates to MISRLLYLVGNIVYVRLQQRLFLQVLIVSTDDRKMLPSTSVNSPVQGNGVLSSRDAARHTAGAKRYKYLRRLFRFRQMDFEFAAWQMLYLFTSPQRVYRNFHYRKQTKDQWARDDPAFLVLLSIWLCVSTIGFGFVLDMGFFETIKLLLWVVFIDCVGVGLLISTLMWFISNKYLVKRQSRDYDVEWGYAFDVHLNAFYPLLVILHFIQLFFINHVILTDTFIGYLVGNTLWLVAVGYYIYVTFLGYSALPFLKNTVTLLYPFAPLILLYGLSLALGWNFTHALCSFYKYRVK; encoded by the exons ATGATAAGCCGTTTACTTTATCTCGTCGGGAACATCGTTTATGTTCGGCTTCAGCAAAGGCTTTTCCTTCAAGTCTTGATTGTTAGCACAGATGACAG GAAGATGTTACCAAGTACTTCGGTGAATTCCCCAGTGCAGGGGAACGGAGTGTTGAGTTCCAGGGATGCAGCCAGACACACAGCCGGAGCAAAACGCTACAAATACCTGAGGAGGCTATTCCGTTTCCGGCAGATGGACTTTGAGTTTGCTGCCTGGCAGATGCTCTACCTATTCACTTCCCCACAGAGAGTTTATAGAAACTTTCACTATAGGAAGCAGACGAAAGATCAGTGGGCCAGGGATGACCCGGCTTTCTTGGTCCTGTTAAGTATCTGGCTCTGTG TGTCCACGATAGGATTTGGCTTTGTACTGGACATGGGGTTTTTTGAGACGATAAAGCTGCTCCTTTGGGTAGTATTCATAGACTGTGTAGGCGTCGGTCTTCTCATATCAACCTTAATGTG gTTTATCTCCAATAAGTATTTAGTGAAACGGCAGAGCAGAGACTATGATGTGGAGTGGGGCTATGCCTTCGATGTGCATCTGAATGCTTTTTATCCTCTCCTGGTCATTCTGCATTTTATACAGCTTTTTTTCATCAACC ATGTCATCCTAACAGACACATTTATTGGATATTTAGTTGGAAATACCTTATGGTTGGTTGCTGTTGGCTACTATATCTATGTAACTTTCTTAGGATACAGTG CACTGCCATTTTTGAAAAACACGGTGACTCTTCTCTACCCGTTCGCACCGCTCATCCTGCTCTACGGACTGTCTCTAGCACTGGGCTGGAACTTCACCCACGCACTGTGCTCCTTCTACAagtacagagtgaagtga